In Thermococcus thioreducens, a genomic segment contains:
- a CDS encoding RNase J family beta-CASP ribonuclease — MIKIHTVSGYEEVGKNMTAVEYNGEVVIIDMGIRLDRVLIHEDVNIQQFPTKELQKLGAIPDDSSIRNKKVVAITFTHGHLDHIGAVAKLAPHYPDVPIYGTPYTIKLAKGEVKSEQYFEVKNPMYETEYGEIVQVSENLAIEFVQITHSIPQSAMVVVHTPEGAVVHTGDFKFDNNNPLGERPDYKRLKELGKEGVKVLIAESTRVAEPTKTPSEAVAQMLLEDFFLYEGMEADGLIATTFASHISRLQELIWIANKMGRQAVLVGRSLAKYTGIAKQLGLIKMKGAKAVRSPNAVRKVLKEVSQARENYLLIVTGHQGEPGAVLTRMANGELYDIGKRDTVVFSAGTIPNPLNRAQRYVLETKLKMKGVRMIKDLHVSGHASREDHRYLIRMLNPENIVPAHGEFRMLTHYAELAEEEGYLIGRDVFVSRNGYMVEIR; from the coding sequence ATGATAAAAATCCACACAGTTAGCGGTTACGAGGAAGTCGGCAAGAACATGACAGCCGTCGAGTACAACGGGGAAGTCGTTATAATCGACATGGGGATAAGGCTTGACCGCGTTCTCATCCATGAGGACGTCAACATCCAGCAGTTCCCCACGAAGGAACTCCAGAAGCTCGGTGCGATTCCTGACGATTCTTCAATCAGAAACAAGAAGGTTGTCGCCATAACCTTCACCCACGGTCACCTCGACCACATAGGGGCGGTCGCCAAGCTCGCCCCCCACTACCCGGACGTCCCAATATACGGCACGCCCTACACGATAAAGCTCGCGAAGGGCGAGGTCAAGAGCGAGCAGTACTTCGAGGTCAAGAACCCGATGTACGAGACCGAGTACGGCGAGATAGTCCAGGTGAGCGAGAACCTGGCTATAGAGTTCGTCCAGATAACGCACTCAATACCGCAGTCCGCGATGGTGGTTGTCCACACCCCTGAGGGCGCGGTCGTCCACACGGGCGACTTCAAGTTCGACAACAACAACCCCCTCGGGGAGAGGCCCGACTACAAACGCCTGAAGGAGCTCGGGAAGGAGGGCGTCAAGGTCCTCATAGCGGAATCAACCCGCGTCGCTGAACCAACCAAGACGCCGAGCGAGGCCGTTGCACAGATGCTCCTTGAGGACTTCTTCCTCTACGAGGGCATGGAGGCGGACGGGCTTATAGCTACGACCTTCGCCAGCCACATTTCTCGCCTTCAGGAGCTCATCTGGATAGCCAACAAGATGGGCAGGCAGGCCGTTCTGGTCGGCCGCTCGCTCGCCAAGTACACCGGAATAGCCAAGCAGCTCGGTCTCATCAAGATGAAGGGAGCGAAGGCCGTGAGGAGCCCAAACGCCGTCAGGAAGGTTCTCAAGGAGGTCTCTCAGGCAAGGGAGAACTATCTGCTGATAGTCACCGGACACCAGGGGGAGCCCGGTGCAGTCCTTACGAGGATGGCCAACGGGGAGCTATACGACATCGGCAAGCGCGATACGGTCGTCTTCTCCGCCGGAACGATACCCAACCCGCTCAACAGGGCACAGCGCTACGTCCTCGAGACGAAGCTCAAGATGAAGGGAGTCAGAATGATAAAAGACCTCCACGTCAGCGGCCACGCCAGCAGGGAAGACCACCGCTACCTCATCAGAATGCTGAACCCGGAGAACATAGTTCCAGCGCACGGTGAGTTCAGAATGCTGACCCACTACGCGGAGCTGGCCGAGGAGGAAGGCTACCTGATAGGCAGGGACGTCTTCGTGTCGAGGAACGGCTACATGGTCGAAATACGCTGA
- a CDS encoding polyprenyl synthetase family protein, whose product MGKYDELFARVKETAKDVDKAIFELIPEKEPDKLYDAARHYPLAGGKRVRPFVVLRAAEAVGGDPVKALYPAAAVEFIHNYSLVHDDIMDMDELRRGRPTVHKIWGVNMAILAGDLLFSKAFEAVAKAEVSPEKKARILEVLVQTSNELCEGQALDIEFETREEVTVDEYLRMISGKTGALFDGSATIGAIVGTEDEEYIQALSKWGRNVGIAFQIWDDVLDLIADEEKLGKPVGSDIRKGKKTLIVGHFFDNATEKDKAEFLKVFGKYAGDAKGDALIHDEKVKEEVARAIELLRKYGSIDYAAEYAKNLVREANEALKVLPESEARKDLELLAEFLVEREF is encoded by the coding sequence ATGGGGAAGTACGATGAGCTGTTCGCAAGGGTTAAAGAGACCGCAAAGGACGTTGATAAGGCAATATTCGAGCTCATCCCTGAAAAAGAGCCGGATAAGCTCTATGATGCAGCCAGACACTATCCACTCGCGGGCGGAAAGAGGGTTCGTCCGTTCGTCGTCCTGAGGGCGGCTGAAGCCGTCGGCGGCGATCCAGTCAAGGCGCTCTATCCAGCGGCCGCCGTCGAGTTCATCCACAACTATTCGCTGGTTCACGACGACATAATGGACATGGACGAGCTGAGGCGCGGAAGGCCGACCGTCCATAAAATATGGGGCGTCAACATGGCAATCCTCGCCGGAGACCTGCTGTTCTCCAAGGCCTTCGAGGCGGTAGCTAAAGCGGAGGTCAGCCCAGAGAAAAAGGCGAGGATTTTAGAAGTCCTCGTCCAGACTTCCAACGAGCTCTGCGAGGGGCAGGCCCTCGACATCGAGTTCGAGACGAGGGAAGAGGTCACAGTTGATGAATACCTCAGGATGATAAGCGGCAAGACGGGTGCGCTCTTCGATGGCTCCGCAACGATAGGCGCTATCGTTGGAACTGAGGACGAGGAGTACATTCAGGCGCTCTCGAAGTGGGGGAGGAACGTTGGAATAGCCTTCCAGATATGGGACGACGTTCTTGACCTCATAGCCGACGAGGAGAAGCTCGGAAAACCCGTCGGTAGCGACATCAGGAAGGGCAAGAAGACGCTCATAGTGGGCCACTTCTTTGACAATGCAACTGAGAAGGACAAGGCCGAGTTCCTGAAGGTCTTCGGCAAGTACGCCGGCGACGCCAAGGGCGACGCGCTCATCCACGACGAGAAGGTCAAGGAAGAAGTTGCCAGAGCTATCGAGCTCCTCAGGAAGTACGGCAGCATCGATTACGCCGCAGAATACGCTAAGAACCTCGTCAGGGAGGCAAACGAGGCCTTGAAGGTTCTCCCGGAGAGCGAGGCTAGGAAGGATTTGGAGCTTTTGGCGGAGTTTTTGGTTGAGAGGGAGTTCTGA